The following are encoded together in the uncultured Sphaerochaeta sp. genome:
- the mnmA gene encoding tRNA 2-thiouridine(34) synthase MnmA, with the protein MKVLVGMSGGIDSSVAAYLLKQQGHEVTGVTMTIWNKRAHLARPLGSTSCFAPDKSEDIKAIKRICEKIGIEHHVLELSDQFEEVVLANFKDEYMDGRTPNPCVWCNAKIKFGAMVDYARESGLVFDKFATGHYARITEENGRYAITRAVDLKKDQSYFLYRLSQAQLAVTLFPLGSMTKEEARAIDVAQGFHKVYQEESQDFYDGDYTDLLEVENKRGNIVTQNGKVLGTHDGIWHYTIGQRKGLGIAAERPLYVLQLDAQTNEVVVGYVEETLQSTVTADDVVWSSKPSLEGEVEVQAKIRSTGYPTEARAHMNDDGTITAVFSDSVKAATVGQSLVLYDGERILAGGIIKEAF; encoded by the coding sequence ATGAAGGTACTGGTAGGAATGAGTGGAGGAATAGATTCTTCCGTTGCAGCATATCTGCTAAAGCAGCAGGGACATGAGGTTACAGGGGTCACTATGACCATCTGGAACAAACGTGCCCATTTGGCTCGTCCTCTCGGTTCAACCAGTTGTTTCGCTCCCGACAAGAGCGAAGATATCAAGGCGATCAAGCGAATCTGTGAGAAGATAGGTATAGAGCATCATGTGCTTGAGTTGAGTGATCAATTTGAGGAAGTCGTGCTTGCAAACTTCAAGGACGAATACATGGATGGGCGTACACCGAACCCCTGTGTATGGTGTAATGCCAAGATCAAGTTCGGAGCCATGGTTGATTATGCCAGGGAAAGCGGACTTGTCTTTGACAAGTTTGCCACCGGGCACTATGCCCGTATTACCGAGGAAAACGGTCGCTATGCGATAACCAGGGCCGTCGATCTAAAGAAAGACCAGTCTTACTTCCTCTATCGCCTTAGCCAGGCTCAACTCGCTGTAACGCTGTTTCCCCTCGGTTCCATGACCAAGGAAGAAGCTCGAGCAATTGATGTAGCACAAGGCTTCCATAAAGTCTACCAAGAAGAAAGTCAGGATTTCTATGATGGGGATTATACCGATCTTCTGGAAGTGGAGAACAAGCGAGGAAATATTGTTACCCAGAATGGAAAGGTTCTTGGAACCCATGACGGAATCTGGCACTACACCATTGGACAGAGAAAAGGCTTAGGTATAGCGGCTGAACGACCACTCTATGTATTGCAGCTTGACGCACAGACCAATGAAGTGGTGGTCGGCTATGTAGAGGAGACGCTGCAAAGTACCGTAACAGCTGATGACGTTGTGTGGAGCAGCAAGCCATCCTTGGAGGGAGAAGTGGAGGTGCAGGCAAAGATCCGCTCCACCGGGTATCCAACTGAAGCGAGAGCCCATATGAATGATGATGGTACCATTACTGCTGTGTTCTCGGACTCTGTAAAGGCTGCGACTGTTGGACAATCACTGGTTCTCTATGATGGGGAGAGAATCCTCGCCGGGGGAATCATCAAGGAAGCCTTCTGA